In one Rhopalosiphum padi isolate XX-2018 chromosome 3, ASM2088224v1, whole genome shotgun sequence genomic region, the following are encoded:
- the LOC132926246 gene encoding uncharacterized protein LOC132926246 has product MDRPAESSMNYSNYTIASNCIDALNCAGDLNCADNAAIMPFLQGYVYPVEDLQPLHNLLKEWHLECTYQTLLDELIDLNILAIMNVNHTNELLKNYPLGIRILFYSNLEKWQNSKKILPTTPLLPTLDKNLPQQKFSSTLPLNLGEILNACSTGLMINNYYKTNQKFNDNIRTLLVETIINYIITKQISMSVSLANSIADQIADIFPTEIKDTYFLKYDTNKNPKGKLYAKYYNSMRTLKTSGLISCNTHTKPPTKPLNRKHNFHFEPENDVQYIIEQIKHDNNCSFPDLEYNWKATTQLRLNNIQTLTSTNDILNNWSNYKLPMGYRLVDIDFTTMYPNCSNLISVFEEKSEKIINLLDEKIKDTSSRRLLESLNESTTDISQNGKNTIIFYLLHAIFIPTSKKVTRDHTGKKNQTKYSIKDSQNSFIIFKNSVCEIEEYINNRHSEKSPIQPFIMVVGTPINPQEIVVFFDSIKYKVFSILHAIDVTFKLFHLFNLEYPSESVLVWMFIQKFFFSINTKFDVPCHTLGQIMSDLNN; this is encoded by the exons atggatAGACCAGCTGAATCATCAATGAATTACTCAAATTATACTATTGCTTCAAATTGTATTGATGCTTTGAATTGTGCTGGTGATTTGAATTGTGCTGATAATGCTGCAA TTATGCCATTTTTGCAAGGTTATGTTTATCCTGTTGAAGACTTACAACCtttgcataatttattaaaagagtGGCATTTGGAATGTACATATCAAACATTacttg ATGAACTaattgatttaaacattttggcGATTATGAATGTTAACCACACAAATGAGCTGCTAAAAAATTACCCACTAggcattagaatattattttatagtaacttAGAAAAAtggcaaaattcaaaaaaaatattacctacaaCACCACTGCTTCCAACTTTGGACAAAAACCTACCTCAACAAAAATTTTCTTCAACCCTTCCTTTAAATCTTGgagaaattttaaatgcatgttCAACCGGATTGAtgattaataactattacaaaacaaatcaaaaatttaatgacaatattaGAACATTGTTAGTGgagactattattaattatattataactaagcaAATATCTATGTCTGTGAGCCTAGCTAATAGCATTGCAGATCAAATTGCTGATATATTTCCAACAGAAATAAaa gatacatattttttaaaatacgacACAAACAAAAATCCTAAGGGTAAGCTGTACGCTAAATATTACAATTCTATGCGAACTTTGAAAACTAGTGGTCTAATATCCTGTAATACTCATACAAAACCACCGACCAAACCACTTAATCGCAAACACAATTTCCATTTTG AACCAGAAAATGATGTTCAgtatattattgaacaaatCAAACATGACAATAATTGTTCTTTCCCTGATTTGGAATATAACTGGAAAGCAACAACTCAGTTACGTTTAAACAATATTCAAACTTTAACATCTACCAATGATATACTAAACAACTggagtaattataaattacctatggGATACAGACTG gtTGACATAGATTTTACAACAATGTATCCTAATTGCTCAAATTTAATTTCTGTATTTGAAGAGAAATCAGAAAAAATCATCAATTTattagatgaaaaaataaaggACACATCGAGCCGACGGTTATTGGAAAGTTTAAACGAATCAACTACAGATATAAGTcaaa atgGGAAgaacacaattatattttatttattacatgccATATTTATACCAACATCGAAAAAAGTCACAAGGGATCACACGGGCAAAAAAAATCAGACAAAATATTCTATCAAAGATTCTCAGAAtagctttattatatttaaaaactcagTTTGCGAAATAGAAGAATACATTAATAATCGCCATAGTGAAAAATCTCCAATACAACCTTTTATTATGGTAGTTGGTACTCCTATTAACCCACAAgaaattgttgtattttttgactcaataaaatataaagttttttccATCTTACATGCCATAGAtgtaacatttaaattgtttcatctatttaatttagaatatcCCTCAGAATCTGTTTTAGTTTGGatgtttattcaaaaattttttttctccatcaATACCAAATTTGATGTTCCGTGTCATACACTAGGACAAATAATGtcagatttaaataattaa